The Engraulis encrasicolus isolate BLACKSEA-1 chromosome 3, IST_EnEncr_1.0, whole genome shotgun sequence genome segment acaacaacaacaacaacaacaataataataatacattgctAAATACTACCAGTTGATAAATACAGATTGTGGAGAAATCatttatatatacagtgccctccataattattggcacccctggttgagatgtgttaaaagccttaaaataaattcagtgtttattgcagaagaatactgtcacactgaaaattgtaggaaaatgtagccttcaactcaaatgaattgtaggaaaataaaaaaaatccctgactaaaaaataattatttttcattaaatcacctgttccacaattattggcacccttaacaattcccaggaaataaatataattgaagcatttttgtcatttctacagtagtttacaaagtttaccagagtatgtaggaacatttaattagtaattcatcacttcctgtttccctgggatacagttgtgctcatatgtttacataccccagcagaataaacgctttcttcgcgatttctcacaaaatatgaaggattacacaaaacctttttttttcactcattgctagtgactagcttaagatatttattagcaatattctgtgtttactctttcaaaagcatgatcacaacccaaactaccaaactgaccctgttcaaaagtttacataccctagttgctaatgctgaatatggccctgtttaacatcagggaccgctctaaattgtttgtggtagttgtggataaggctcttaatgttctcagatgacagaacagcacattcttcctggcagaatggttgtttcctataatatttttgggtgtcttgctggaacctcacatttgaggtttcccctgaatggctcaatgatgttgagatcaggagagtgagacggtcgctcaaaaacttcattttattctttctgaagctagtgacgggttgatttggctttctgtgttgaaatattgtcatgttggcatgtccaaacaatggaccatgtgctgtttcaaggctgatgtgtgtcaagtttcctccagtatttttcacagggcaatgtattcatcattctgcgagtatggatcaaaagtataatgcatttgtaactcaaatgtccccatgaaatcagtggtccatgaccatgtttcacagaagggtatggtgtaactttcatcataggctccattgactgttctccaaatggtactgttaatagtggcctaaaaaagttccatattgatctcatttttccaaatgactttgtcacaggcattttgatgcttctcactgtgctatttggtgtatcatatgcaaaataacatgtttgcatttttgtggtaatggctttctcctggcaacccccaacagcccatctttcctcaagtgccaacattttttcatgttgtcctatatttcacctgaagttattttttggttgtcctatgcctcctgaacaatttccctggcaatgatcattgcaatgcaatgattcccttgcccattggcttgattccaaccaaactcctcatattgcatttctgaattgaaattccaacggtgccaacatgacaatatttcgacacagaaagccaaatcaacccgtcattagcttcagaaagaataaaatgaaggtttttgagcgaccatctcactctcctgatctcaagatcattgagccactcaggggaaacctcaaatgtgaggttccagcaagacacccaaagatattataggaaacaaccattctgccaggaagaatgtgctgttttgtcatctgagaacattaagagccttatccacaactaccacaaataatttagagcggtccctgatgttaaacagggccatattcagcatcagaaactagggtatgtaaacttttgaacagggtcatttgggtagtttgggttgtgatcatgcttttgaaagagtaaacacagaatattgctaataaatatcttaagccagtcactagccatgagtggaaaaaaaggttttgtgtaatccttcatattttgtgagaaatcgcagagaaagcgtttattctgctggggtatgtaaacatatgagcacaactgtaactatgacgtgacaccgaggccatttctcttatccactcttaaacatgagaaagacaaaggaacacagcatacaagtgaggcagatgtgcgtcgaccttcacaggtcaggcagaggctacaagaagattgccactcaactgcagctgcccatatctactgtgagaggaataattaagaagttcaaaacaactggaacagtggtaaacaagcctggacgaggacccaagtttattttgccaccacgcacagtgaggaggatggtaagagaaatcaaaatatctccaaagctcactgttacagaattacaacaaatggtagcatcctggggtcacaaagtctccaaatcaaccatcaggcgctgtctacacgccaacaagctgtttgggagacatgcacggagaaaacctttcctcacccacaatcataaacgcaaacgtctggagttcgcccagcggtattggggcttcaactgggaccgtgtgctttggtcagatgagaccaagattgagctttttggcaacaaacactctaagtgggtctggcgtgccacgaaagatgcgcatgctgaaaagcacctcatacccactgtgaagtatgggggtgggtcagtgatgctgtggggctgtttcgcttccaaaggccctgggaagcttgctagggtgcatggcatcatgaatgctttgaaataccaggacattttaaatcaaaatctgttgccctctgccaaaaagctgaagatgggtcgtcactgggtctttcagcaagacaatgaccctaaacatatggccaaatctacacagaaatggttaaccagacacaaaatcaagctcctcccatggccatctcagtccccagacctcaaccccattgagaacctgtggggtgagctgaagaggagagtacagaggagaggacccaggtctctggatgatttagagagattctgcaaagaggaatggctgaagatccctctttctgtcttttcccatcttgtgaaacattataggagaagattaggtgctgttttgttggcaaaagggggttgtacaaaatattaacaacaggggtgctaataattgtgacacacattatttgatgtcaaataattatttctttatgtgggattttttccccactgaataaatgcacttgtattgaaggttggatttttctctttttttccattaaggtcccatattatttagagaaaaataataataattggaagctaaaaaatacatctcaaccaggggtgccaataataatggagggcactgtacatacagtatgctcaTGATACCAATTACAAAAGTAAAATGGAAATATAAATGTCCAGATGTTGCATAAATGTTCAATGTGAATAAATCTAGTGTAATATCATTAGTGATCTAACTCATGCCAAGGTGAATCATGCACTCATTTTGTATTTTTACTCAATTATTAAAAAGATATCGTATTTCTACAAAGATGAGATAGAATTGCAACCATCTACCCAAACCACACACAATCAAACTGtcaatgacagtgtgtgtgtgtgtgtgttgtgttgtgttgtgttgtgttgtgttgtgttgtgttgtgttgtgttgtgttgtgttgtgttgtgttgtgttgtgttgtgttgtgttgtgttgtgttgtgttgtgttgtgttgtgttgtgttgtgttgtgttgtgttgtgttgtgttgtgttgtgttgtgtgtgtgtgagtgtgtgcgtgtgcgtgtgcgtgtgtatggcttTTGCTATAATAAacgaatatctgtgtgtgtgtgtgtgtgtgtgtgtgtgtgtgtgtgtgtgtgtgtgtgtgtgagtgtgtgtgtgtgtgtgtgtgtgtgtgagagagagagagagagggaggaaataccagtgagtgcgtgcgtgtgtgcgtgcgtgcgtgcgtgtgtgcgtgcgtgcgtgcgtgcgtgcgtgcgtgcgtgtgtgcgtgcgtgtgtgtgtgtgtgtgtgtgtgtgtgtgtgtgtgtgtgtgtgtgtgtgtgtgtgtgtgttctgaatgaCCCACAGGAGCAGCATGTACCTGTAGGagcctcacaacagcttcactgatgatccaTCATCTAAATAAAGGCCAGGGTGtgatgaatagtgtgtgtggagagagagagagagagagagagagagagagagagagagagagagagagagagagagagagagagagagagagagagaggaatgcagaGGCCCCACAGGAGCAGAATttacaacagcttcactgatgatctACTATCTACAtaaaacccagggtagagtgtgtgtgtgaatgtggtgtggactctgtgcaggagggtcattgtgtctcccctgatgctgtagaaggccagagttcctgccctgtgatccacatacactcctattctggagctggccactagagggagttcagtCTTTTTATAATTGTGCCAGAAATTGGAGTAGGTTCTGCCGAGGTGCAggctccaggactgatcattatatCCAAACCTACACTCATTACGCCATCCtgtcctgctgatgcttttatatgacactgctataccaacctctccactccactccacctcccagtagcagcgtgcagacacaccctctctacacagcacctgatcccacccatcaaatctgtctggatgatcaggatatgactgtgGGGCCTCTGGTCtcttctccaccctcctgttcccctcagacagatggaggcctctgtgtgctgtgtttggatccagagtgaagtgacaggaatctggagAAGTAGAAGACATGATATGAACAGGGTTNGTAACACTTTATAatgatgttccttagtaaagactcagtaaataattaactaatgatgaataacacattaacgaatgtttttattattaactaagttttattaatgctttataaaatatctacaaatgatatctgcaagattttacacaccttataacagagtatgttattcatttacaagcaacttgtaaatgtttgataaatataaaatattaacatagcatttcctagtcatttacaagcatttgtttacatttcctagtcatttacaaacgtttgttaatgttttgttcatcaatagttaattatttattaagtctttataatgcttttttccATCCATTATTCTCAAGTGTTACCACagggttttatttgtgtgtgtgtgtgtgtgtgtgtgtgtgtgtgtgtgtgtgtgtgtgtgtgtgtgtgtgtgtgtgtgtgtgtgtgtgtgtgtgtgtgtgtgtgtgtgtgtgtgtgtgtgtgtgtttgtgtgtgtgtgtgtgtgtgagagagagagagtgtgtgtgtgtgtgtgtgagagagagagagagagagaga includes the following:
- the LOC134446507 gene encoding stonustoxin subunit beta-like, producing the protein MVEKFGKTSIQAVAPARCYAGPGDVACDVCTGRKRKAVKTCLECLNMVSIAGDPCTAVTKRTFSQSHFFEPLNKSVSAMKMQLKKKLDSIFKHELVKISAADSCHFTLDPNTAHRGLHLSEGNRRVEKRPEAPQSYPDHPDRFDGWDQVLCREGVSARCYWEVEWSGEVGIAVSYKSISRTGWRNECRFGYNDQSWSLHLGRTYSNFWHNYKKTELPLVASSRIGVYVDHRAGTLAFYSIRGDTMTLLHRVHTTFTHTLYPGFYVDSRSSVKLL